A segment of the Marinomonas posidonica IVIA-Po-181 genome:
CATTCGTTAGTAGTAACGGAGAAGCGCGGGGTGTTTAAGAGTTGGACAGTGTTACTCGCCATTTTCACCTTTAGCCTATCGTTGCTTGGGACTTTTCTTGTTCGCTCTGGTGTGTTGACTTCTGTTCATGCCTTTGCGGCTGACCCCACTCGGGGCGTATTTATTCTGGCGCTATTAATTGCTTTAGTCGGGGGGAGTTTATTGCTTTATGCCCTGCGAGCTGGACAAGTGCGTTCACTGGTCAGCTTTGGTTTCAGTGGTCGAGAAGCCTGGTTATTGTTGAATAATATTTTATTGAGCGTACTGACTTTAACTGTACTGCTGGGCACCTTGTACCCACTTTTGTTTGATGCTTTGGGCATGGGACGAATTTCAGTGGGGGCGCCTTATTTTAATGCCGTGTTTGGTCCTATCGCTTTATGTCTGATGGTGTTTATGGCGATCGGACCTTTCTCTAAATGGCATCAAACAAAGCTTGCTGCCTGGTGGAAGCCCATGTTGGGAGCCGCACTGCTATCAACAGGCTTGGCGGCTGCGATTGCACTTCGGCAAGAATATGATTGGCTTACTTGGTGCAGTTTAGCGGTGGCATTCTGGGTGATGTTTATGACCTTGCTGGACTGGTTTAACAAGCAATTTGTAACAAAAAGGCAAAAAATTCAGCCGTGGCGCGCCTTGCCAAGTCGTTATTACGCTATGGTGATTGCTCATTTGGGTATGGCGATCAGTTTGGTTGGCGTCATTATGGTGAGCGTGAACAGTCATGAAGCCATGTTGAAAATGTCGCCAGGTAGTCAAGCTGAAGTCGGTGGCTATGTGTTTGTATTTGATTCTATGGAATTGATAAAAGGCCCTAATTATCTTTCTGATCGTGGCCATTTTCAGGTCTATCAGCAAGGTCAGTTGGTAGCGGATTTACATCCCGAAAAACGTTTTTTTACGACCCGACAACAAGTCATGACGGAAGCCGCATTAGGTGCAGGTTTCACCCGTGATTTATACCTGTCATTAGGTGAGAAACTGGAAGACGGTGCTTGGGGCGTACGCATTCATATTAAATCCTTTGTTCGTTGGATCTGGTTCGGTGGTTTACTAATGGTGCTGGGCGGGATGTTGGCGGCTTTCGACAAAGGTTATCGACAGAAAAAGGAGAAGACACAATGAAGCGCATTTTATTGTTTATGCCTTTTCTGGTGTTCTTAGTTTTGGGCGTTGTGTTCTATTTTCTACTGGGTAAAGATACCCAATATATGCCATCTGCTTTGATTGGTCAGTCTGTTCCTCCGTTTCAGTTGGTAACGTTGAAGGGAGAGAAACTTAAACAGACGGACGACTTGCCCAAAGGCTCATATTTAATTAATTTTTGGGGAACCTGGTGTCCGTCTTGTCATGTTGAGCACCCTTACTTAATGACCTTGGCTGAACAAGGAGTCACCATTATTGGCATCGATTATAAAGACCAACAGACGGCGGCTAAGCAATGGTTGCGAGACAAAGGTGATCCGTATGCTTTGGTGCTGATGGATGAATTAGGTCAGTTTGGTTTGGATATGGGAGTGACAGGCGCACCAGAAACCTTTGTTGTCAATGCTGAAGGGAAAATTGCTTATCGATTGCAGGGAGTTTTGAATGCGCAAAGTTGGCAAATGATCAAGGCGTATTTGTGATGATAAAACAACTCCTGATGTGTCTGACTTTATTCGCTCTAGTAAATACTGCGTTAGCTGAAGAGCTACTGACGTTCCGTTCTGAATTGAATCAAGTGCGCTATCAAAGCTTGATTAAAGAACTGCGTTGTCCAAAGTGTCAAAATCAAAATCTTGCTGACTCTAACTCGGGTATCTCAGTAGACTTAAGACAGCAAGTACATAACATGATTGAAGCAGGTAAAACCGATCAAGAAATTATTGACTACATGGTCACACGTTACGGTACCTTTGTGCTTTACCGACCACAAAATACGCCAGCCACTTTTTTGCTCTGGTATGGTCCCTTTATTTTGCTATTGGGTGGCGTCGTATTGTTTGTGGTGGTACTAATGAAAAGTCGTCGTAGGAGAAGAAAATGATGGTGGCGAGTCTCCTCATAGTGACCTTGTTAATAAGCTGCTTTGGTTATTTTTTCTGGTATTTAGGTCGGCAACAAACATTAAATGATCGAACTCATGAGATTTTTTTCGACATTCGTCGAACTGAAATTGCAGACGAAAAGCAATCGGGACAGCTTTCAGTGGAGGAATCCAAACAGTTAACTGCGGACTTAGCGTTTGAGCAGAGGGCGAGTCAAACAAAGTCGAGTTTTAGTTCAGCATCGTATAGTCGATTCGCTCAATGGAGTGTGTTGCTGTTTTTCATCCTATCAGTTATCGGTAGCATTAGCCTTTATCAAGGCTTGGGTTATGCAAAAGACGTTCAGTTTCATCAAGCCATGAGGTCGGAATCATTAACCCCGCAACAAATTTCGACTTTCTTACAATATCGCAGTCGGCGCTATGATCGTGCTGAAGATTGGTATTATGAGGCGGTTGATGAAGTGCAAGCTGGTCAGTATTCCAAGGCCGTGCAGGCATTTGAAAAAGCCTTAGCCAGATTGCCGGAAGAAAGTCAGGACAGGTTAAACTTGTTAGTTGAATACGCTCAAGCGGTTTTTTATGCGAACAAGAATCAAAGCTCAGAGAGGTTGGAAAGGGTTCTACAGCGTATCTTTGCTATCGCGCCAAATCAGCCCAACGCATTAGGTTTAAAGGGCGTGATTGAGTTTGATCAGGCTAATTATCTGGGCGCAGTTTTAGCTTGGCAAGAGGCCATTCGCTATAACCCTAATTCTGCAGAACGTATGGCCTTATTGACGGCCATTAACAAAGCCAGACAGATTGGCCATATTAGTTATCAAACGTTAGCACCAATCATTACCGACCAAATTACCGTGCAATTAACATGGCAAGCCTCTGATATACAATGGCAGCCAAATGATGTGCTTTTAGTGTATGCTCAAGTGCCTGGGCAAAAAATGCCTGTGGCCATACAGAGAGTTTTACCAAAGGATTTAGCAAGTCCAATCTTATTAACAAACCTTGATGCTTTAATGCCAACCGCAAATTTAGCTGAGGTGGAACAGGTTGATCTTGTTGTGAAATTAGCCAATTTGCAGGAGGCAGATTTGACCACAGGTCAAATTATCGGCACAAAACGAGGCGTGGTTACAAATCGTAAAAAGATTTTTACGATCAAGTTGGCCTTATAATTGAATACTGATGCGCTTCGTCTGATAATATATCCTACTTTCACTTAATGTATTTCGGAATGAGTAATGGAATTTAGCTTGCGTGAGTGGCTAATCTTAATTGGTGTCGTCATTATTGTCGTCATCCTAATAGATGGTTTTCGTCGTTATAAAAAGGGCCATGAGGCAAACTCAACGGGTCAAAGTTCATCTCGTTCTTCGGACGAGATCGTATTACGTCATCGGTCCTCTGTGGAGTTTGATGAGAGCGAATTTGAAGAGCCTGACATATCTCATAAAGATCCCATTTCGAGTGCCTTCGAAACAGCACGTAAAACATCCAAAGCGCCTTTGACGGATGTGCCTCATAAAGTCGATTCTGGTCCCGAGCTACAACGTTCGGAAGAACTGCATTTAGACGAATTAGCCTCTTTAGTACCGGAGCGTGACTTTGGTGATTCGGCAATTTCTGAACAAAACTATTCGGATGATGGCTTTTATGAACAGGATGAGTTGGATCTTGGTCACCCTGAGGTTGCTGATACTGACGAACAAAGAACCATTTTTCATACCGAAGACTATGAGCGCAGTTATTCCGAAGTCGATATTGATCAAGTGACACCACAAGGTGTGTTGGATGATATGGACGAAGATGAGATCGAAGACGACGAGGCCAGTATGGCTGAAATCGAAGAAGTCATCGTGATTAATATTTTTGCGCCTGAAGAACAGAATTTTGCCGGCATGGAATTGCTGCAGCTGATTTTAAATTGCGGTATGCGTTATGGTGAAATGGACATTTTTCATCGTCATGAAGACGGCTTTGATCGCGGTCGAGTGCAGTTTAGTATGGCCAATGCCATTGAACCAGGTACCTTTGACTTAGACACAATGGGTGAAAGTGATTGCCCAGGTGTTAGTTTCTTTATGGGCTTGCCTGGTCCTAAAAACAGCATGAAGGCATTTGATTTTATGCTGGAAACGGCTCAAACCCTAGTACGTAATTTAGGG
Coding sequences within it:
- a CDS encoding heme lyase CcmF/NrfE family subunit, whose protein sequence is MFPEIGQFSLILALFFAIALATLPMLGYFRQSLLLLNTARPLTHIMALLIVIAFLLLAWAFITDDFSVLYVSQNSNVDLPFRYKFSAVWGGHEGSLLLWVLILALWCLAVALRLDTLPQTIGPLVLSVLGWVASGFLAFLLFTSSPFVRILPDVPVSGGDLNPLLQDIGLILHPPILYMGYVGFSVAFAFAVVALITGNLNAYWARWARPWTAAAWASLTLGITLGSWWAYYELGWGGWWFWDPVENASFMPWLAGTALLHSLVVTEKRGVFKSWTVLLAIFTFSLSLLGTFLVRSGVLTSVHAFAADPTRGVFILALLIALVGGSLLLYALRAGQVRSLVSFGFSGREAWLLLNNILLSVLTLTVLLGTLYPLLFDALGMGRISVGAPYFNAVFGPIALCLMVFMAIGPFSKWHQTKLAAWWKPMLGAALLSTGLAAAIALRQEYDWLTWCSLAVAFWVMFMTLLDWFNKQFVTKRQKIQPWRALPSRYYAMVIAHLGMAISLVGVIMVSVNSHEAMLKMSPGSQAEVGGYVFVFDSMELIKGPNYLSDRGHFQVYQQGQLVADLHPEKRFFTTRQQVMTEAALGAGFTRDLYLSLGEKLEDGAWGVRIHIKSFVRWIWFGGLLMVLGGMLAAFDKGYRQKKEKTQ
- a CDS encoding DsbE family thiol:disulfide interchange protein, which encodes MKRILLFMPFLVFLVLGVVFYFLLGKDTQYMPSALIGQSVPPFQLVTLKGEKLKQTDDLPKGSYLINFWGTWCPSCHVEHPYLMTLAEQGVTIIGIDYKDQQTAAKQWLRDKGDPYALVLMDELGQFGLDMGVTGAPETFVVNAEGKIAYRLQGVLNAQSWQMIKAYL
- a CDS encoding cytochrome c-type biogenesis protein, with the protein product MIKQLLMCLTLFALVNTALAEELLTFRSELNQVRYQSLIKELRCPKCQNQNLADSNSGISVDLRQQVHNMIEAGKTDQEIIDYMVTRYGTFVLYRPQNTPATFLLWYGPFILLLGGVVLFVVVLMKSRRRRRK
- the zipA gene encoding cell division protein ZipA, encoding MEFSLREWLILIGVVIIVVILIDGFRRYKKGHEANSTGQSSSRSSDEIVLRHRSSVEFDESEFEEPDISHKDPISSAFETARKTSKAPLTDVPHKVDSGPELQRSEELHLDELASLVPERDFGDSAISEQNYSDDGFYEQDELDLGHPEVADTDEQRTIFHTEDYERSYSEVDIDQVTPQGVLDDMDEDEIEDDEASMAEIEEVIVINIFAPEEQNFAGMELLQLILNCGMRYGEMDIFHRHEDGFDRGRVQFSMANAIEPGTFDLDTMGESDCPGVSFFMGLPGPKNSMKAFDFMLETAQTLVRNLGGELRDERRSPMSDQTIAHCRQRIRDFERRRLMRNKQ
- a CDS encoding tetratricopeptide repeat protein, whose product is MMVASLLIVTLLISCFGYFFWYLGRQQTLNDRTHEIFFDIRRTEIADEKQSGQLSVEESKQLTADLAFEQRASQTKSSFSSASYSRFAQWSVLLFFILSVIGSISLYQGLGYAKDVQFHQAMRSESLTPQQISTFLQYRSRRYDRAEDWYYEAVDEVQAGQYSKAVQAFEKALARLPEESQDRLNLLVEYAQAVFYANKNQSSERLERVLQRIFAIAPNQPNALGLKGVIEFDQANYLGAVLAWQEAIRYNPNSAERMALLTAINKARQIGHISYQTLAPIITDQITVQLTWQASDIQWQPNDVLLVYAQVPGQKMPVAIQRVLPKDLASPILLTNLDALMPTANLAEVEQVDLVVKLANLQEADLTTGQIIGTKRGVVTNRKKIFTIKLAL